Within Methyloversatilis discipulorum, the genomic segment CTCGATGCGGGCGCCGTCCGGGCACAGCTGCGGATGCGGCAGTACGGTCAGCGTGCTCACGGCTGCAGCTCCGACACGCGGGTGCCCGACAGCGCGCGCCGGATGCCGGCGTTCATGCGCAGGCCGGCGAACTCGGTGGTGGCGGCGTTCAGCGCTTCGCTCAGCAGCTTGAGCTTGGTGCTGTCGTCGCCGGCTTCCAGCGCTTCGGCCAGCGCATACATCGCTGCCTGGATGGCGACGAACTGGTCGTGCGTCAGCAGTGCGTGACCGTCTTCGGCCAGTGCCGCCTCGGTGGCGTCGACCAGACGGCGCGCCTCGACCTGGGCCTCGCGCAGCATGCGCGCCGCCATGTCGCTGTCGGCCTTGCCGTAGGCGTCGATCAGCATGTCGGCGATCTGCGCGTCGCTGAGACCGTAGGACGGCTTGACCTCGATGTGCGCTTCGACGCCGCTGGTCTGTTCGCGCGCCGACACCGACAGCAGGCCGTCGGCGTCAATCTGGAAGGTGATGCGGATGCGCGCCGCACCGGCCACCATGGGCGGGATGCCGCGCAGTTCGAAGCGCGCCAGCGAGCGGCAGTCGCTCACCAGTTCGCGTTCGCCCTGCACGACGTGGATGGCCATCGCGGTCTGGCCGTCCTTGTAGGTGGTGAATTCCTGCGCGCGTGCCGCCGGTATCGTCGAGTTGCGCGGAATCACCTTCTCGACCAGGCCACCCATGGTTTCCAGACCGAGCGACAGCGGGCATACGTCGAGCAGCAGCCAGCTCTCTTCGCCGGCCGGCTTGTTGCCGGCCAGCACGTCGGCCTGTATCGCGGCGCCGATGGCCACCACCTGATCGGGGTCGAGGTCGGTCAGCGGCTCCTGGCCGAACAGCTTGCGCACCGCGGCGCGCACCTGCGGCATGCGCGTCGAGCCGCCCACCATCACCACGCCGTCGACCTCGTCGGCGGCGACGCCGGCGTCACGCAGTGCGCGGCGCACCGGCGCCATGCTGCGCGACACCAGGTCGCCGGTCAGCAGCTCGAACTGTTCGCGCGACAGATCGAAGGAAACGCTGCGGCCATCGTCCAGCGTCAATGCGATCTTGGTGACCGGGGCACTCGACAGCGCCTCCTTGGCGCTACGCGCCCGCGCCAGCATCATGCGCGTCTCGCCGGGGGAAGGCGCTGCGAGTGCCAGTTGCTGCCGCAGCCAGTCGGCGATCCGGTGGTCGAAATCGTCGCCGCCAAGGGCGGAGTCACCTGCGGTCGACAGCACTTCGAACATGCCCTGTGACAGCTTCAGCACGGAGATGTCGAAGGTGCCGCCGCCGAGGTCGTAGATGGCGAAGGTGCCGTGTGCGGCACGGTCCAGACCGTAGGCGATGGCGGCTGCGGTAGGTTCGTTAAGCAGGCGCAGCACGTTCAGGCCGGCCAGACGCGCGGCGTCCTTGGTGGCCTGGCGCTGCGCGTCGTCGAAATAGGCGGGCACGGTGATGACGGCACCGACCAGATCGCCGCCGAGCGACGCTTCGGCGCGGTCGCGCAAGGTGCGCAGTATCTCGGCCGACACCTCGACCGGCGAACGCACGCCGGCGCGCGTGTCCAGACTCAGCATGCCCGGCGTGTCGACCAGCGCGTAGGGCGTGGCGGACGCGTCGACGTCGGCCAGCGAGCGGCCCATGAAGCGCTTGACCGACACGATGGTGTTGCGCGGGTCCTCGGTCTGCGCCGACTGCGCAGCGTGGCCGACGACGACGGCGTCTTCGGTGTAGCGCACCACCGAGGGCAGCAGCATGCGGCCGTCGTCGTCCGGCAGCACGCGGGTGAGGCCGCTGGCGACGGTCGCCACCAGCGAATTCGTGGTGCCCAGGTCTATGCCCACGGCCAGCCTGTGCTGGTGCGGTGCGGCGCTCATGCCCGGTTCGGCGATCTGCAGCAGGGCCATGTCGGCGTGCTCCGGTTGATTCGTGGACCGGCGTCAGACGCCGAAGCTTTCGCCGCAGCCGCAGGCCGACTTCACGTTGGGATTGTTGAACTTGAAGCCTTCGTTCAGGCCTTCGCGTACGAAGTCGAGCTCGGTGCCGTCGAGGAAGGGCAGGCTTTTCGGGTCGACCAGCAGGGTGACGCCGTGGCTGGCGAACTGGATGTCCTCGGGCTGCAGCGCGTCGGCGAACTCGATTGCGTAGGCGAGGCCCGAACAGCCGCTGGTCTTGACCGCCAGCCGCAGGCCCACGCCCTGGCCGCGCTTGACCAGGCTTTTCTGCACGTGCCGCGCGGCGGCTTCGCTGAGCGTGATGGTCATGTCCGTCACCTCACATCGAGAAGGAGCTGCCGCAGCCGCAGGACGAGGTCGCGTTCGGATTGCGGATGACGAAGCGCGAACCTTCCAGGCCGTCCTCGAAGTCGATCTCGGCGCCCATCAGGTACTGCATGCTCATCGGGTCGACCAGCAACGTGACGCCGTCGGTGACGATGGGCGTGTCGTCCTCGTTCACGCCTTCCTCGAAGGCGAAGCCGTACTGGAAGCCGGAACAGCCGCCACCAGTGACATAGACGCGCAGCTTCAGCGCCGGGTTGCCTTCTTCGGCGATCAGGTCGGCGACCTTGGCGGCCGCGGCTTCGCAGAACTTGATCGGCGACGGCAGCGGCAAGGTGGCGGTCGGGGCGACGGTACTTTCGGCAAGCGTGCTCATGGCGTGTCCTTTCAGGCGGCTTCGACGGTGTCGGGGGCGGTCTGCCGGGTGCGGTAGTCGGCCACGGCTGCCTTGATCGCGTCTTCGGCGAGGATGGAGCAGTGGATCTTCACCGGCGGCAGCGCCAGCTCTTCGGCAATTTCGGTGTTCTTGATCGCCAGCGCCTCGTCCAGCGTCTTGCCCTTGACCCATTCGGTCACCAGCGAGCTCGACGCGATGGCCGAGCCGCAGCCGTAGGTCTTGAACTTGGCGTCCTCAATGACGCCGTCGGCGCCGACCTTGATCTGCAGCCGCATCACGTCGCCGCAGGCCGGCGCGCCGACCATGCCGGTGCCGATGCCTTCCTCGTCAGTCGAGTAGGAACCGACGTTGCGCGGGTTGTCGTAGTGATCCAGCACCTTGTCGCTGTATGCCATGGTTGTTCTCCGTTCAGTCGTTGTGGAGGAAGGTGTTCAGTGAGAAGCCCACTGCACGGTCGACAGGTCGATGCCGGCGCTGTGCATGTCCCATAGCGGCGACAGCTCGCGCAGCTTGCGCACCGCGGTCGACACCTGCTCGATTGCCGAATCCACCTCCTGCTGCGTGGTGAAGCGGCCGATCGAGAAGCGGATCGAGCTGTGCGCCAGTTCGTCGCTGCGGCCCATCGCGCGCAGCACGTAGGACGGTTCCAGGCTGGCCGAGGTACAGGCCGAACCGGACGACACGGCGATGTCCTTCATGCCCATCAGCAGCGATTCGCCTTCGACGAAGTTGAAGCTGATGTTCAGGTTGTGCGGTACGCGACGTTCCATGTCGCCATTGACGAACACCTGGTCGAGTGCGCTGAGCCCGCTCAGCAGGCGGTCGCGCAGCATGCGGATGCGTTCGTTCTCGGCGCCCATGTTCTCGCGGGTGAGCCAGTAGGCCTCGCCCATGCCGACGATCTGGTGCGTCGGCAGCGTGCCCGAGCGCATGCCGCGCTCGTGGCCGCCGCCGTGGATCAGCGCTTCGATGCGCACGCGCGGCTTGCGGCACACGTAGAGCGCGCCGATGCCTTTCGGGCCGTAGGTCTTGTGCGCCGACAGCGACATCATGTCGATCGGCAGCTCGTCCAGATCGAAGGCCACCTTGCCGGTCGCCTGCGCGCCATCGACGTGGAACAGCACGCCCTTGTCGCGACAGATCGCACCCAGCGCCGCCACGTCCTGGATGACGCCGGTTTCGTTGTTCACGAACATGACCGAGGCCAGCACGGTGTCCGGCCGCAGCGCCGCGCGGAAGGCCTCGATGTCGATCAGGCCGTTCTCCTGCACGTCGAGCAGCGTCACTTCGCAACCGCTGCGTTCCAGTTCGCGCACCGTGTCGAGCACCGACTTGTGCTCGGTCTTCACGGTGACGACATGCTTGCCGCGGCCGGCGTGGAACTGCATCGCGCCCTTGATGGCGAGGTTGTTCGACTCGGTGGCACCCGAGGTCCAGACGATTTCGCGCGGGTCGGCTCCGACCAGCGCGGCCACCTGTTCGCGTGCCAGTTCGACCGCCTCTTCGGCAGCCCAGCCGTAGGCGTGCGAGCGGCTGGCCGGGTTGCCGAAGTTGTCGAACAGCCAGGGCAGCATCTTGCCCACCACGCGCGGGTCGACCGGGGTGGTGGCGGCGTAGTCCAGATAGATCGGGCGATTCATGTCGG encodes:
- the hscA gene encoding Fe-S protein assembly chaperone HscA codes for the protein MALLQIAEPGMSAAPHQHRLAVGIDLGTTNSLVATVASGLTRVLPDDDGRMLLPSVVRYTEDAVVVGHAAQSAQTEDPRNTIVSVKRFMGRSLADVDASATPYALVDTPGMLSLDTRAGVRSPVEVSAEILRTLRDRAEASLGGDLVGAVITVPAYFDDAQRQATKDAARLAGLNVLRLLNEPTAAAIAYGLDRAAHGTFAIYDLGGGTFDISVLKLSQGMFEVLSTAGDSALGGDDFDHRIADWLRQQLALAAPSPGETRMMLARARSAKEALSSAPVTKIALTLDDGRSVSFDLSREQFELLTGDLVSRSMAPVRRALRDAGVAADEVDGVVMVGGSTRMPQVRAAVRKLFGQEPLTDLDPDQVVAIGAAIQADVLAGNKPAGEESWLLLDVCPLSLGLETMGGLVEKVIPRNSTIPAARAQEFTTYKDGQTAMAIHVVQGERELVSDCRSLARFELRGIPPMVAGAARIRITFQIDADGLLSVSAREQTSGVEAHIEVKPSYGLSDAQIADMLIDAYGKADSDMAARMLREAQVEARRLVDATEAALAEDGHALLTHDQFVAIQAAMYALAEALEAGDDSTKLKLLSEALNAATTEFAGLRMNAGIRRALSGTRVSELQP
- the erpA gene encoding iron-sulfur cluster insertion protein ErpA; translation: MSTLAESTVAPTATLPLPSPIKFCEAAAAKVADLIAEEGNPALKLRVYVTGGGCSGFQYGFAFEEGVNEDDTPIVTDGVTLLVDPMSMQYLMGAEIDFEDGLEGSRFVIRNPNATSSCGCGSSFSM
- a CDS encoding IscS subfamily cysteine desulfurase, which encodes MNRPIYLDYAATTPVDPRVVGKMLPWLFDNFGNPASRSHAYGWAAEEAVELAREQVAALVGADPREIVWTSGATESNNLAIKGAMQFHAGRGKHVVTVKTEHKSVLDTVRELERSGCEVTLLDVQENGLIDIEAFRAALRPDTVLASVMFVNNETGVIQDVAALGAICRDKGVLFHVDGAQATGKVAFDLDELPIDMMSLSAHKTYGPKGIGALYVCRKPRVRIEALIHGGGHERGMRSGTLPTHQIVGMGEAYWLTRENMGAENERIRMLRDRLLSGLSALDQVFVNGDMERRVPHNLNISFNFVEGESLLMGMKDIAVSSGSACTSASLEPSYVLRAMGRSDELAHSSIRFSIGRFTTQQEVDSAIEQVSTAVRKLRELSPLWDMHSAGIDLSTVQWASH
- the iscU gene encoding Fe-S cluster assembly scaffold IscU; translated protein: MAYSDKVLDHYDNPRNVGSYSTDEEGIGTGMVGAPACGDVMRLQIKVGADGVIEDAKFKTYGCGSAIASSSLVTEWVKGKTLDEALAIKNTEIAEELALPPVKIHCSILAEDAIKAAVADYRTRQTAPDTVEAA
- the iscA gene encoding iron-sulfur cluster assembly protein IscA — translated: MTITLSEAAARHVQKSLVKRGQGVGLRLAVKTSGCSGLAYAIEFADALQPEDIQFASHGVTLLVDPKSLPFLDGTELDFVREGLNEGFKFNNPNVKSACGCGESFGV